From Scatophagus argus isolate fScaArg1 chromosome 2, fScaArg1.pri, whole genome shotgun sequence, a single genomic window includes:
- the pmm2 gene encoding phosphomannomutase 2, with protein MSDFAVDSSTLCLFDVDGTLTAARQRVTPHMAEFLEKLKTRVRVGVVGGSDLNKIKEQLGDDVIQKVDYVFAENGLVAYKNGQLLSVQSIQAHMGEELLQDFINFCLNYMAKIKLPKKRGTFIEFRNGMLNISPIGRSCTQEERQQFYELDQKEKIREKFVSTLKEEFKGKGLSFSIGGQISFDVFPDGWDKRFCLGIVEKDNYSAIHFFGDKTKPGGNDYEIYCDPRTIGHEVTCPEETQQLCQQLFFS; from the exons ATGAGTGACTTCGCTGTGGACTCGAGCACGCTATGCCTCTTCGATGTTGACGGCACACTTACGGCCGCGAGACAg cgTGTCACTCCACACATGGCGGAGTTCCTTGAGAAGCTGAAGACTCGAGTTCGAGTCGGAGTGGTAGGAGGCTCAGACCTCAACAAGATCAAAGAGCAGCTGGGAGATGATG tgatcCAGAAAGTGGACTATGTGTTTGCTGAGAATGGTCTTGTAGCCTATAAGAATGGacagcttctctctgtccaG TCCATCCAGGCCCATATGGGAGAAGAGTTACTGCAAGATTTCATCAACTTCTGTCTTAACTACATGGCCAAAATCAAATTGCCTAAGAAGAG GGGAACATTCATTGAATTCCGTAATGGCATGTTGAACATCTCCCCTATTGGCCGGAGCTGTACACAGGAAGAGAGGCAACAGTTCTACGAGCTGGATCAG aaagagaaaatcagagaGAAGTTTGTGTCCACGTTAAAGGAAGAGTTCAAAGGAAAAGGGTTGTCATTTTCAATTG GAGGGCAGATCAGCTTTGATGTGTTTCCTGATGGCTGGGATAAGAGATTCTGTCTGGGGATTGTTGAGAAGGACAACTACTCAGCCATTCACTTCTTTGGAGACAAGACCAAACCT GGAGGAAATGACTATGAGATCTACTGTGACCCACGGACTATTGGCCATGAAGTCACCTGTCcagaagaaacacagcaactttgtcagcagcttttcttctcctga
- the hmgb2a gene encoding high mobility group protein B2a — protein MRKDPNKPRGKMTSYAYFVATCREEHKKKHPGTTVSFAEFSKKCSERWKTMSSKEKVKFEEMAKNDKIRYDQEMKSYIPPKGGKGKKKKDPNAPKRPPSAFFVFCSEHRPKIKEDNPGISIGEIAKKLGELWAAQSPKDKAPYAAKAAKLKEKYEKDVAAYRAKGGSGKSDAGKKSGPGRPAAKKAEPEDDDDDDEDDDEEEEEDEEDDDDEEDDD, from the exons ATGAGGAAGGACCCAAATAAACCAAGAGGAAAGATGACCTCTTATGCTTACTTTGTGGCGACATGTCGTGAggagcacaaaaagaaacaccCCGGGACCACTGTCAGCTTTGCAGAGTTTTCCAAGAAGTGCTCCGAGAGGTGGAAG ACCATGTCATCCAAGGAGAAGGTGAAGTTTGAGGAGATGGCTAAGAATGACAAGATCCGCTATGACCAAGAGATGAAATCGTACATCCCCCCTAAAGGTGGCAAgggcaagaagaagaaggaccCCAATGCACCCAAAAGGCCACC TTCTGCTTTCTTCGTGTTCTGCTCTGAGCACCGCCCCAAGATCAAGGAAGACAACCCAGGTATCTCCATTGGTGAAATTGCCAAGAAGCTTGGTGAATTGTGGGCTGCGCAAAGTCCCAAAGACAAGGCTCCATATGCTGCCAAGGCTGCcaaactgaaggaaaaatatGAGAAG GATGTTGCTGCCTACAGAGCCAAAGGTGGCTCAGGAAAGAGTGATGCTGGCAAGAAGAGTGGCCCAGGCAGGCCTGCTGCCAAGAAAGCAGAACCAGAggatgacgatgacgatgacgaagatgatgacgaggaggaggaggaagatgaagaggatgacGATGACGAGGAGGATGATGATTAA